GATCGTAAGCGTTTCGATAATGCCGTGCACAGCTAAGAAGTTCGAATGTGCAAGAACTGAAATGGCATCCGACTTCATACCCGACGTGGATTACGTCCTGACGACCAGAGAGGCCGGCGAATTGATAAAGATGTTCGGAATAGACCTCAAAGCTCTGCCCGCGGATTCGGCCGACAATCCTTTCGGCGAAAGAACGACGGCCGGGAAAATATTCGGCGCCAGCGGCGGAGTCATGGAGGCCGCGATAAGAACGGCTTATCACCTGCTGACCGGCAAGGAACTCGAAAACCTCGATGTGAAAGCAGTCAGGGGTTTTGATGGAATCAAAGAGGCCAAGATTCAGGTGGGGGATTTGACGATTGGCGCCGCAGTAGCCAGCGGCCTTGGCAACGCAAGAAAGCTGATGGAAGAGGTGAAAGCCGGCAGGAAGGATCTGCACTTCATAGAGATCATGACCTGCCCGGGAGGATGCATCGCAGGTGGCGGACAACCGTTCGACATCGACAAGAAGGCAGCGGCCGAAAGAATGAAAAAACTGTACGACATCGACAGCTCTGAACCCGTCAGACTCAGTCACAAGAACAAGGAAATCCAGAAGCTCTACAATGAATTTCTCGGAAAGCCTCTCGGGGAAAAGAGCCACAAGCTGCTCCACACTCACTACACCAAGCGCGATGTTATACTGTAAACGTGGATTAAGGAGATTTTATGAGCCAGAAAAAGAAAATTCTTGTAGTCGATGACGACGTCGACATGCTCCACCAGGTTGCGATGATGTTGTCGGACGGTGGATACGAAGTCATCATAGCCGAAGGGGAACGCGGGGCAGAAGAGGAGCTCGTCAAGTTTCATCCCGACCTGGTCATTCTCGACATAATGATGGAACACGAGGATTCCGGCTTCGTAATCAGCCATCAGGTGAAAAAACTCTACCCTGAAACGCCTGTCATCTTTTTGTCGTCAGTGAACGCAAGCACTGGAATAAGTTTTCCCACAGACACGCCGGAGGAAAGGTCCTGGATCAAGGCAGATGCATTCCTCAATAAGCCTGTCCGCGCCGAAAGCCTGAAAAATGAAGTCGAAAGACTTCTCGCCTAAGCTTTGGAAAGGTATGGCAGCATGCCGCCGCAGGGATACATACGGATGCGAGCGCTACGCAGCAACCTGCGTAGCGCCCGGCTTCCCGGCAGAATTCCCGGAATATCGTTTTATAGTTTTCGTCGGGCTGCTTTGCAGCCTGGGCTTTTCCAAGGTCACCCAGGTAGCGTTTGGCGTCAACCTGCTGGTCTAAGGAAATCTGACCATGGTCGCCGACCGAGAGGAGATGAAGATGGTCGTGAATAACCTCGTAAGCAATGCGGTACGGAAAAACGATCAGGGAGGAATATATGGCAAAGATAGTGTGTATAGATGATGATATAGATGTGCTCGAAACGTGCAAACTCCTTCTGACCGAGGCTGGCCACAGCGTAGAAACTGCGACAACCGAAAGGGATGGCCTCGCGAAAACGAAGGAGTTCAACCCTGATCTCATAATGCTCGACCTTATGATGGAGGACATTACAACCGGTTTCCACCTAGCCTACAATTTCAGGTCCGACGATGTCATGAAATTCAAACCAATTCTCATGCTCACATCGATCAACCAAAAACCTGGCGCCAACCTCAACCCTGATGCCGAAGGTGAATTTCTTCCGGTTGACGCATTCATAGAAAAACCGATTCGCAGGGAAACTCTGCTAAATTCCGTTAACGCCCTTCTCTCGCTCCCAAAGGAGAAGATAAATGTATCCGGTAGGAACAAGGTAATCTGAAATACTCTGTACAAAAAAACACATCGCATGCTGAAATTGCAAAGTCAGCTATTTTAAAAGGAATCATATGACCTCTTCATCTCTAAAGTACCCAGATTTTATATCCGCGGCTCACATTGAAGATATAATATCCGGTTCTAAAAAAGACCCTGCACGGATCGATGAGATCCTGCAGAAGTCACTATCCCTGCATCCGCTCACCATCGAGGAAGCGGCATCGCTTATATCCGCAACCGACGGGGACTCTGAGGAAAAAATTTTCAACACGGCGAGGGAGCTGAAGCGCAGGGTCTATGGAAATCGTATCGTGATATTCGCGCCCCTCTACGTGGGAAATGAATGTGTGAACGACTGCACATATTGCGCTTTCCGCAGGTCGAACAGCAAGGTATCCAGAATAACATTGTCGCAGGAACAGCTCGTCGCCGAAGTTGTCGCACTGGAGTCGGTCGGCCATAAAAGGCTCATATTGGTGTTCGGAGAACACATAAAATACGGCGCCAACTTCATAGCCGATTCCGTAAGAACTGCATATGCCACCAAGATAAAAAACGGCGAGATCCGCAGGGTGAACATCAACGCAGCCCCTATGGACATCGACGGCTACAGGATAGTCAAAGAGGCGGGAATAGGAACCTACCAGATATTTCAGGAGACCTACCATCGCCAGAGATATGCGGAGGTGCACCCAAAAAACAGCAAGAAGGGCGATTACATGTATCGTCTGCATGGACTCAGTCGCGCACTTGAGGCCGGAATAGACGATATCGGAATAGGCGCCCTGTTCGGGCTATACGATTGGAAATACGACCTCATAGCCCTGCTCGCGCACGCCGATTTTCTACAAAAGAAATACGGAATAGGACCGCACACAGTTAGTTTTCCAAGAATCAAGCGAGCCATAGGCGCAACGGTCGATAACAAATATTTTGTAAGCGACAGGGATTTCAAAAAACTCGTCGCGATACTGCGCCTTTCGATCCCATATACGGGAATGATTCTGACAGCCAGGGAAGGAGCCGAGGTCAGAAAAGAGGTGATGGAGTTCGGAGTTTCCCAAATAGACGCTGGCAGCCACATCGAACTGGGCGGGTACTCAAATCCGGCAAGAGATGCTCAGGACTTGGCCAGAGAGCAATTCGAGCTCGGCGATATGAGGACTCTAGACCAGGTGATAAGCGAACTCGTAGATGGAGGCTTCATGCCCAGCTTCTGCACCTCCTGCTACAGGGTCGGGCGCACCGGTGAGATATTCATGGAATACGCTATCCCCGGATTCATAAATAAATTCTGCACGCCGAACGCGATCATGACTTTCGCCGAATATCTCATGGACTTCGCTTCCGACGATACCAGGCGAAAAGGTTTTTCTCTGATAGAATCTGAGCTGATTAAAATAGACGACCCGAAAGTCAAGGATATCACCTTAAAAGCGCTCGAGCAGATAAAAGATGGCAGCAGGCGCGACGTCTACCTCTGAGAAAGATAAATCATCAAAATGGATATTGCGGCCGGAGTGATTCCGGATATTCTTGAGGCCTGCGCAAGATCGCGAGGCTCGACTCGCTTGAGATTCTCAACAACTTCATTTGAAAGCCCTTTTACGGAGGAATAATCGAAATTTCCAGGCACTCTTATTTTTTCAAGCTCCGCAAATTTGGCAATGAGCCTCTTCTGCGATTCGATATATCCGGCATATTTAATGTTGACCTCTATCTCGGCCGCAAGGTCATAGGACAGCGAGGCCGATCTCTCGGGAGTAAGCGCGGTCACGACTTTTTCGAGTGAAAGCTCCGGTCGCGAGATAATTGAACGAAGAGCCTGCGGTTTTTTAAGTGGAGCGCTGCCGAGACCTACTAAAATTTCATTTGTGCCCTGCGTTGGATAAATGATCCGTTCGTCCACAAATTCCATAAATTCCGCTATGTCGCCCCTCTTTTCACCGAATGAAATCCACCTTGATTCAGAAATGAGGCCAAGGCTCCTGCCGATAGGTGTGAGCCTGGCATAGGCGTTATCCTCGCGAAGGAGAAGCCTGTGCTCAGCCCTGGAGGTGAACATTCGATACGGCTCTTCGGTTCCCTTGGTAACGAGATCATCTATAAGAACTCCTATGTATGCCTCGTCTCTGCGCAGAATAACGGGCGGTTCTCCGACAATCGAACGCGCCGCATTGACGCCTGCGATAAAACCCTGCGCCGCCGCCTCCTCGTATCCGGAGGTGCCATTGATCTGCCCCGCATGATAGAGCCCGCTGACGAGCTTGGTCTCGAGAGTCGGCCTCAGCTGAGTCGGAAGAACGAAATCGTACTCCACAGCATAACCGCTTTGAAGTATTTTGGCCTCCTCCAGAGCTGGGACCGTTTTGAGCATAGCGTATTGAACTTCAAGCGGCAGCGAGGTCGACAGTCCATTGACATAAATCCACGGCGTGTCTATCCCTTCCGGCTCGAGGAAGAGCTGGTGCCTCTCCTTGTCGCCAAATCGTATGACCTTGTCCTCTATCGAGGGACAATAGCGCGGGCCCACACCCGATATTTTCCCGCTATAAAGAGGCGAGCTGGAGAGATTGTTTTTGATCACTTTGTGAGTTTCGATGTTCGTATGTGCAATATGACAGGAAAGCTGCGGCAGATCGTTTGTAACATCATCATATGAAAATTTTGGTCGCGGCACGTCGCCGTCCTGCCTCTGACATTTTGAAAAATCTATAGTGTCGCGATCCAGACGCGGGCATGTGCCGGTTTTCATCCTCCCTATTTCAAAGCCAAGAGAGAGAAGGGATCGCGAAAGACCTTTGGATGAGAAATCACCTATCCGCCCTCCTTCAACATGCTCCATCCCAAAATGGAGAAGGCCGTTCATGAAGGTTCCTGCGGACAGCACGACTTTTTTGGACTCGATGCGTATTATCGAAGCATCGCTTAGCTGCGCTGCGACTCCGACGGCGCGACCATCCTCCGTACTAATATTGTCGACAACCGCCTCAACTATTACGACTCCAGTGGCATTCAGCAGGACCTTTTGCATGTAATCGGAATATCTCTTGCTGTCGGACTGACAACGCGTCGCCCGAACCGCAGGCCCCTTGCTCCTGTTGAGAAGTCGAAACTGTATCCCCGTGGCATCGGCGGCGCGCCCCATCTCTCCGCCAAGGGCGTCAAGCTCACGCACGATATGCCCTTTCGCAAGCCCTCCTATCGCGGGATTGCAACTCATGGCGCCGATCGTGGATATCGATCCGGTAATCACACAAACGGAAAAACCCATTCTCGACGCGACGAGTGCAGCCTCTATTCCGGCGTGGCCGGCGCCTACCACTGCGATGTCGAATTTATTTTTCATTAAACTACAACCTACTTTTTTCCGATCATTCACTATTCACCAGTCACGATTCGCGGAATTTATTACTTCCCTATGCAGAAGCTGGAAAATATCCGATCGAGAAGTGCGTCATCTATATTTTCACCCAAAATCTCGGCTATTTTTTCGTGGGAAACGCGAATACTCTCCACGATGAATTCGACAGGCAGCATCCCATCCGCAATCGCATCATCAGCCTCACGCGCAGACATAAGCGCGGCATCGAGAAGCTCCTTGTGTCGCGCCGAAGTCACTATTTCAGATCCCTCGCTGCTGACGTTCCTGTGTGTCACGATATTTCTCATCGCGGAGGTGATGCCATCTATGCCTTCTGAAGTTTTCGCTGAGACGTTCAAGATGAGCCCGTTAAAAATTTCGCCGACATCGGACGGCGAAAAAACCTGCGGCAGGTCGAATTTGTTTATCACAACTATCGACATAGATGGATCCAGTGAAGATAGCATCTTACGTTCATCGTCATTTAGCGGCCGCGATCCGTCGATGACGTATATCACAAGGTCGGCGCCGCCGAGCTCCCCCCTCGCCCTATCGACGCCTATCCTTTCTACTTCGCAGGCGGAATCGCGAAGGCCCGCCGTATCCCTCAGGCGATACAGATACCCCCCAAACGTGATCATGGATTCAACCACATCCCTCGTAGTACCAGGGAGGTGATGAACGATCGCGCGGCTTTCACCGGTGATGGCATTCATGATGCTGGATTTGCCGGCGTTGGGAGGGCCGGCTATCACTGTGGTAACGCCGTCTTTCATGATGCGCCCTTCCTTGTAGCTGCCTGAAAGTTTTGAAAGCTCCGCGACGATCTCTCCCATCTTCGCAATTCTGTCGCTGCCCATCAGCTCCGGAAGCTCTTCTTCCGGAAAATCTATCGATGCCTCCAGGAAACTGCGAAGGTCGAGGAGTTTTTCGCTGACTGCGGATATCGCTCGCGAAAGCTCTCCCGACATCTGCCTCGCTGCATTTTTGGAAGAGGCTTCGCTCGTGGCTGATATCAAGTCCGCCACAGCCTCGGCCTGAACAAGGTCCATCTTCCCGGCAAGAAAGGCCCTGCGCGTAAACTCTCCCGGACCCGCAGCCCTCGCGCCGGCTGCGATCGCAGCATCGACGAGCTTGCCGAGAATTATCGGCGAACCATGGCAGGAAAATTCAACCATATCCTGCCCGGTGTATGTGGAGGGCGCAGGGAGATAGACCGCCATCACCCTATCGACGATATCGCCGTCGCAGCACAACTCCCCGAGATATAAAGTTCTCGGCTTCATATCCCCGCTCAGGACCTTGCCCTTCCAGAGCCTGTCGAGGATCTCCCTCGATTTCGGACCGCTGATCCTGACGACTCCTATCCCGCCAAATCCTTGCGGGGTCGCTATCGCGGCTATCGTATCTAAATTCGATATCATAGTATCCGGCGAGAACTACTTCCTAGCGCGACCATCTGTCAACCTCGGCATTTCGCCTCCCAGTGGACTGTAAAAACGGCTCTGGTGCGCTTAAACACTGATATTGACGGCGATATGCAAAAGTGTATACTGCGAGCCCTTGTGGAATATTCCGCAAAAACACCAATAAAAACAACTAATTAACTAATTGGAGGGGTTATGGCTTTAAAGGTAGGAATCAACGGTTTTGGAAGAATCGGCAGGCTTTCGCTCAGGGTCATGCTCGAACATCCCGACATCGAATGCGTCGGAATCAACGATCTCATAGACACCAAGCTCATGGCTCACCTCTTCAAGTACGACTCTGCCCAAGGGATGTTCAGGGGCGAGGTCTCCTGCGATGAGAGCTCAATTACGATCAACGGCAGAAAGATACCTGTCACCAAGGAGAAGGATCCTTCCGCGCTTCCCTGGAAGAACAGGGGCTGTGATATCGTCCTTGAATGCACCGGGCTTTTCCTAAACCAGGAAACAGCGGGCAAACATCTCGCCGCCGGAGCGAAAAAGGTTATCCTTTCGGCTCCTGCAAAGGGTGGAGAGATCCCAACTTTCGTCTACAACGTGAACCACATGGACTACGATCCTGTGAAAAACACGATATTCTCCAACGCCAGCTGCACGACTAACTGCCTCGCACCGGTTGCGAAAGTCCTTCACGAAAACTTCGGCATCGAACATGGCCTCATGACGACAATTCACTCTTACACCAACGACCAGAGGGTCGTGGATGCCCCGCACAAGGATTTCAGAAGGGCCAGAGCGGCTGCAGTTTCCCAGATACCAACAACGACCGGAGCAGCCAAGGCGGTCGGCCTCGTCCTTCCAGATCTCAAAGGGAAGCTCGACGGTTTTGCAGTAAGAGTTCCTACGGTTGATGTCTCCGTCGTCGACCTCGTCGCAACGCTCTCCAAGAGCGTAACTGCGGAAGAGGTTAATGCAGCGCTCAAGAAGGCAGCTTCGGGAACGATGAAGGAAACCATGCAGTTCTGCGAAGATCCTTGCGTATCTGTCGACTTCATAGGCAACTCGCACGGCTCGATCGTCGATGCCGCACTCACGAAGGTCATCGGCGACAAGATGGTAAAAGTACTTTCATGGTACGACAACGAGATGGGCTTCTGCCATCAGATGATCCGCATGGCGAAATACGCGGTAACCAAATAAGGAAGAGTGTAAAAAATGACCATCAAATATATCGACGAACTTAACCTTTCGGACAAGCGCGTTTTCATGCGTGTTGATTTCAACGTCTCCTTCAGCGAGCCGGGCGTCATATCCGACGACACGAGAATCCGCGCAGCGCTTCCTACGATACGCTACGCGCTTGACCACGGCGCACGCCTCATCCTTGCATCCCACTGCGGCAGACCGAAGGGGCAGAGGGATCCAAAATATTCCCTCAAACCTGTCGCCGAGAGACTTTCTCAACTCCTCGGCGGAGCCGAGGTAACGATGCCCGAAGATTGCGTCGGCGACGCGGTAAAGAAGCTCGCTTCCGATCTTCCATCGGGCCACATGATGCTTCTCGAAAATCTCCGCTTTCACGCGGAAGAGACGAACAATGATGAGGCATTTTCAAAGCAGCTGGCTTCCCTCGCCGATCTCTACATCAACGATGCTTTCGGCACCGCACATCGCGCACACGCCTCTACGGAGGGAATGGTCAAATTCGTAAACGAAAAAGGGGCGGGTTTCCTTATGAAAAAGGAGATTGAAGCTCTTTCGGAGCTTCTTAAGTCCCCGGCCAAACCATTCGTTGGAATTTTGGGCGGAGCAAAAGTCTCCGACAAAATAGGAGTCATAGAAAACCTGATGAACCTGTGCGACACCCTGATTATCGGCGGCGGGATGTCCTATACCTTCCTCGCTGCAAAGGGTTTCTCGATAGGCAAATCACTCTTCGAAGAGGAAAAAGTTCATACGGCAAAGAGGATTCTCGAACGCGCAGAAACGCGGGGCATACCTATAATGATACCTCTCGACAACGTCATAGCCGAGGAATGCGATGCCAGCGCACCGGCAAAGACAACAGACGGCCCCTCCATCCCGGAAGGGATGATGGGGCTCGACATAGGTCCAAAGACTATCGAGGCCTATGAAGCGGTAATCGCAAAGGCCAAGACGATATTCTGGAACGGACCGATGGGAGTCTTTGAAATACCGCAGTTTGCAAACGGAACCTTCAAAATCGCAGCAGCCCTGGTCTCAAGCGGCGCAAAGACAGTCGTCGGCGGCGGAGACTCGATTTCTGCGATCAAAAAATCCGGTTTCAAAGATAGGATTTCACACATCTCTACCGGCGGCGGTGCTTCCCTTGAATTTCTGGAAGGCAAGCAGCTCCCCGGAATAACAGCTCTCGAGGTTTGAATATGAGAAAGCCCTTTATCGCAGGTAACTGGAAAATGAACAACACCGTTGAGGAAGCCCTCTCATTTGTCGCCAAGCTGTTGGCAGAGCTAAAGGCCATAGGCAATATCGACGTCGCTATAGCCCCGCCCTTTACCGCTCTGTATTCTACCGGAATAGCACTCGGCGAAACTGAATACGCTCTCGCGGCACAAAATCTTTTTTACGAAGATTCCGGCGCCTTCACCGGCGAGGTCTCCGGCGGTTTTCTGAAAGAGATCGGGTGCAAATATGTCATAATAGGGCACTCCGAAAGAAGACAGCTCTTCGGCGAAACCAACGAAACTGTAAATAAGCGGATGCACGCAGCGATCAGACACGGGTTGATTCCGATACTTTGCGTCGGTGAAACCCTGGCCGAACGCGATTCCGGAAAAACCTGGGACGTGATCGAAGAGCAGCTCTCCGTGGGCCTCAAAGAAATTGCAGCCTCAGGTTCCTCCGAGCCCTTCATCGTCGCCTACGAACCAGTGTGGGCAATCGGAACCGGAAAGACTGCCAGCAAGGAGCAGGCCCAGAAAGTCCATAAATTGATAAGGGATTTCATCTCCAGCAAGTACGGAAATGACATTGCATCCAAGGTAAGAATACTCTACGGCGGCAGCGTCAAACCCTCCAACAGCAGGGATCTCCTCGTTCAGCCAGATATAGATGGAGCCCTGGTAGGCGGGGCCGCACTTGACGTAATGCAGTTTGCGGATATTATCCGCAGCGCTCATTAACGAGGGGATTCAAAACATGGAAACTCTTCTTTTGGTAGTTCATTACCTGTTATGCTTCTTCCTGATAGTCATAATACTATTGCAGGCGGGCAAAGGTGCCGATATAGGCGCTCTTTTTGGCGGAGCATCCCAAACCGTCTTCGGCGGCAGAGGCCCGACTACATTTCTCAACAGGGTTACGGTCGGCGTGGCCATCGGATTTCTAGTAACATCGATCAGCCTCGCTCATATAGCTAAAAACCGCTCCGGGACAAGCGTCCTGGAAAGTGTAACGACCTCGGAAACCGGCGTAGTTCCTAAGGTAGATAACCCCTTGATGGATTTGGAAAAAGAGGGTAAGGAAGCCGCTTCCGAATCCGGGCAAAAATAGTTTTTTGAAGATCGGCCCAGGTGGTGGAACTGGCAGACACGCACGTTTGAGGGGCGTGTGGCGCAAGCCATGCGGGTTCGAGTCCCGCCCTGGGCACACAAAATAGCGGGCCTCTTTGCAGGCCCGCCTTTTTATTACAACTCCAAAATGGATATCGAAAAAATAGAATCGGCGATAGAGCTGACTCTCAAAAAAAGATACCCTGACCCGTCGCGCAAAAGGAAAGAGATCGCCTCTTTAGCTCGTAAGCTCTCCGATCTTTTCACAAAAGAACGAGTGTCGATATCCCAAAATTATTTTGCGCGTTCCGGTTTCCGCACCGCCTACCTGGAGCATTTTACCCTCATCAACTGCGTAAAGACCTCTCTTTGTCTGAAAGAATTACAACTTCCATTCAGGAATGCCCCCATTAAAATTCTCGATATCGGATGTGGCACTGCGGCTGCCCTTGCGGCGGCATCTGCCACCTTTCCTGAAAGAAAACTGGAAATGACCGGAGTGGATGCCAGCGTTGAAATACTCGACGATGCTTCGGAATTTTTGTCCAACGTCGTCACCGATGTTCACGGCTATCGTCTCGTCAATAAGACTATATCCAACGAAACTCTGATAGATCTCGATCTGAACGAAAAATTCGACATCATAATAGCAGCAAATTTCCTCAACGAATTTGGAAGTGTGTCGTATGCGAATTTTATTCAACGTATTGCGGATAAAAACCTCGCCGATGACGGATATTTGATAGTCATAGAGCCCGCCCTCAAAAAGACGAGCCGCGCTCTGATGGAACAAAGGAATTTTTTGGCTCACTTGCCGGCCTGCAAAATAGTTGCTCCATGCCTTCATCACAAAAATTGTCCGATGCTATCGGCCAATTATCGCGATTGGTGCCATTTTTATGCAGGATGGAAATCGACTGACAAGTCCAAAGCGATGGATGCGCTTGTGGGAACTGACAGGACGCATTTGAAATATTCCTATCTGATTGTGCAAAAATCTATAAAAGCCTCGACGCCCCATGTTCGCCTTACGCACAGAGTCATATCCAGCCCTTTAAAATCAAAGGGGAAGTTAGAATTTCTCCTGTGTGGATCTGATGGAGTTTTGAGAAAAATCAGGCGCTTGGATAAAGACTCTTCTGTCTCAAACTATGTCATGGAAAAAATGATGCGCGGGGATATCGTCTCCTGTGCTGCCGACTCAAAAATATCCTCCTCATCTGAAATAAAAATTTTACGAACTTTTCTTGAATAGGCCGGCGTCGGCCAATATTCCAACAGTCATGCGGATCTAAGCGCATCTATCAGATTTTCCATGTCCCGGGGCAGTGGAGATTTAAAGAGCATCTTCTTGCCTCCGCGCGGATGCTTGAATCCCAGTATCTTTGCATGAAGAGCCTGCCTCGGAAAACGAGTCGCTCCTTTGCCTTCTCCGTAAACCCTGTCCCCTATAATTGGATGGCCAATCGATGCCATGTGAACGCGAATCTGATGGGTTCGTCCGGTTCTGACCCGTATATCGACGAACGTGGCATCTCCATATCTCTCTATCACCGAAAACTCAGTGACTGCATGTTTACCTTCTTCGTCATCCACAATTCGGATTTTGTGGCCACCTCGAAACTTTCCTTTTTCGAGGGCCTTTTTGATGACCCCCTGATCGCCAACTATTTGACCGCATACGACGGCGGAATATTCCCTTCTGATGGAATGGTCTCTAAAATCGCGCTCCAATCTCTTGCCGGTATTGGAAAGCGCGAAGATCATCACACCGCTGGTTTCCGCATCCAATCTATGCAGTGGCAGGATGAAGGAACCGCCGCTTCCCCTATGTTTTCTACGCATATATGCGCGAACATCATCCATAAGGGTCTTACCCTTTGAACCGCCCCTTCCGTCTTTGTGAGGAACGGCTATCATGTTGGCCGGCTTTTCGACTACGATCAGGTCCTTATCCTCGAAGTAAATTTTAAGCCTGCCCTTCACGTGTTCCGGCAACGGCTTTTCGCCACGGGTAAATGTAGCGTTGGACTTTTTCTGACTCAGAAATTTGTCCAAAGACCTCGATACCGAACTGACCTCTATCGACTCCCGGGAAGAGCGCGGCCTATTTTTCACAAATTTATTTTTGGTTGCGCCCTTCTGTTGTGCGGTTCTTGCGACCTCGTTCTTGTCCCTCTCAAAACGCGGCTTTTCAGCAA
The nucleotide sequence above comes from Myxococcales bacterium. Encoded proteins:
- a CDS encoding methyltransferase domain-containing protein, translated to MDIEKIESAIELTLKKRYPDPSRKRKEIASLARKLSDLFTKERVSISQNYFARSGFRTAYLEHFTLINCVKTSLCLKELQLPFRNAPIKILDIGCGTAAALAAASATFPERKLEMTGVDASVEILDDASEFLSNVVTDVHGYRLVNKTISNETLIDLDLNEKFDIIIAANFLNEFGSVSYANFIQRIADKNLADDGYLIVIEPALKKTSRALMEQRNFLAHLPACKIVAPCLHHKNCPMLSANYRDWCHFYAGWKSTDKSKAMDALVGTDRTHLKYSYLIVQKSIKASTPHVRLTHRVISSPLKSKGKLEFLLCGSDGVLRKIRRLDKDSSVSNYVMEKMMRGDIVSCAADSKISSSSEIKILRTFLE
- a CDS encoding RluA family pseudouridine synthase, whose translation is MEKKFQIQSNEEGERIDKVLCLKLPRYSRKQIKNLLDGGKVLVNNRRVVIAGWQLESGDEVTVKIAEKPRFERDKNEVARTAQQKGATKNKFVKNRPRSSRESIEVSSVSRSLDKFLSQKKSNATFTRGEKPLPEHVKGRLKIYFEDKDLIVVEKPANMIAVPHKDGRGGSKGKTLMDDVRAYMRRKHRGSGGSFILPLHRLDAETSGVMIFALSNTGKRLERDFRDHSIRREYSAVVCGQIVGDQGVIKKALEKGKFRGGHKIRIVDDEEGKHAVTEFSVIERYGDATFVDIRVRTGRTHQIRVHMASIGHPIIGDRVYGEGKGATRFPRQALHAKILGFKHPRGGKKMLFKSPLPRDMENLIDALRSA